Sequence from the Bacillus mesophilus genome:
GTGGATAGTTCACGGTATGAGATTTTCTTATGATAAAACGTTAAGGCATTGTTATCAGGGTACTGTTGTGTGGTTTCTTGAAGAACTTGAGGTAAAGTTTTATTAGGAATTTCAACTTCAGTGGCAATATGTGCTGGATAACTGTTTAACCATGTCTTATTACTCATTTATAATCTCCTCCTAATGTTGGTTCAATCAATCATTAATAATTTAACTACTATCTTATACAATTTTGGCTTTAAAACGTTAAAGCACCCCCATCTACCAAAATACTTGTGCCAGTTATATAAGATGCTTCATCAGATGCGAGAAACAGAACAGCATTTGCAACCTCATTTGGAGATCCAACTCTACCTAATGCATTAGACTTTGTAACAGCATTCCATACTCGTTCATCTTCTCTCCAATTATCAACTATAGCGGTATCAATCACACCTGGAGCAACTGCATTCACCCGGATACCCTTGGTGCCGTATTCTACTGCAGCGTTTTGGGTAAGTAAGATTACTCCACCTTTAGATGCATTATAAGGTGCTAAATATTTTTTGCCTTTAAATCCTAATAGACTAGAAGTGTTAATGATCGAGCCTCCACCTCGCTTTATCATTTCAGG
This genomic interval carries:
- a CDS encoding SDR family NAD(P)-dependent oxidoreductase, with product MRLKGKVSIVTGGASGIGRATALTFAREGSHIVLSDINEKKGAETLEDVKNLGAEAIFVKTDVSKEEDMKQLMNEAVTAFGGIDILFNNAGVGNENVRLADLSVEEWDRVVDINLKGVFLGMKFVIPEMIKRGGGSIINTSSLLGFKGKKYLAPYNASKGGVILLTQNAAVEYGTKGIRVNAVAPGVIDTAIVDNWREDERVWNAVTKSNALGRVGSPNEVANAVLFLASDEASYITGTSILVDGGALTF